One window of the Doryrhamphus excisus isolate RoL2022-K1 chromosome 10, RoL_Dexc_1.0, whole genome shotgun sequence genome contains the following:
- the fez2a gene encoding fasciculation and elongation protein zeta-2 isoform X2, whose translation MAAPTARLDDGWPNVSSDQPLKGCVSAAATSLSSLPDDNDGNDDDDDEGLRHNNTPPGKSDDSKSMEEIRVENFDEILSLCFGDASAVAGCNDAVTVVNEDTLLQGDEIWTALTKRFGHGIPLDWKRSRIHALHMPIFNMEEKPTGDVTAELSDDEELREQLDMHSIIVSCIGDEPLFTAEQVIEEIEEMMQDAVEFEEEPDPSQSGLLMLSVDVQRTKRSPSYKDSMRTLNVAELNERLVETEASIRSFSEDLVQHLALRDELVFEKEVKNSFISALIDVQNRQKEHREILKKKKKLKGAAGLSQGHPGSRFSMEGLSSIIQSSFRQTFGSGCSERQYLTTIIPYEKKGHPPSIEDLQILIKILHAMRDDSDKVPGLLTDYILKATNLLATLDVNAGSALFNVHLLAPPPFKTQ comes from the exons ATGGCGGCGCCCACCGCTCGCTTGGACGACGGATGGCCGAATGTGAGTTCAGATCAGCCGTTGAAAGGTTGCGTGTCCGCCGCTGCGACGTCGTTATCATCACTCCCGGATGATAACGatggtaatgatgatgatgacgacgaggGGCTGCGGCATAACAATACACCCCCGGGAAAAAGCGATGATTCCAAATCCATGGAGGAAATCCGGGTGGAGAATTTTGACGAGATTTTGTCTTTGTGCTTCGGAGATGCGAGCGCAGTGGCGGGTTGCAATGATGCAGTGACGGTGGTAAATGAGGACACGCTTCTGCAGGGGGACGA GATCTGGACCGCTTTAACCAAACGCTTCGGGCATGGGATTCCTCTGGACTGGAAGCGTTCCAGAATACATGCCCTCCACATGCCCATATTCAACATGGAGGAGAAACCG ACGGGTGATGTCACGGCGGAGCTGTCGGATGACGAGGAGCTGAGGGAACAGTTGGACATGCACTCCATCATCGTGTCCTGCATCGGGGATGAGCCCCTTTTCACAGCCGAGCAG GTGATTGAGGAGATCGAGGAGATGATGCAGGATGCTGTGGAATTTGAAGAAGAGCCGGATCCATCACAGTCAGGTCTTTTAATGCTGTCTGTGGATGTGCAGCGCACCAAAAGAAGTCCTAGCTACAAAGACA GTATGAGGACGCTGAACGTGGCGGAGCTGAACGAGCGGCTGGTGGAGACGGAGGCCTCCATCAGGAGCTTCTCAGAGGATCTGGTGCAGCATCTGGCTCTCAGGGATGAGCTGGTCTTTGAGAAGGAGGTGAAGAACAGTTTCATTTCGGCGCTCATCGACGTGCAGAACCGACAGAAGGAGCACCGTGAGattctgaagaagaagaagaagctcaaAGGGGCGGCTGGATTGTCGCAAGGACACCCAGGATCG CGTTTCAGTATGGAGGGCCTCTCTTCGATTATTCAAAGCAGCTTTCGCCAAACATTTGGGAGCGGATGCAGTGAAAGACAG TATTTGACCACCATCATCCCGTATGAAAAAAAAGGACACCCTCCTTCAATCGAGGACCTCCAGATCCTGatcaaaa TTCTGCATGCAATGAGGGATGACAGCGACAAGGTGCCAGGTCTCCTAACAGACTACATTCTCAAAG
- the fez2a gene encoding fasciculation and elongation protein zeta-2 isoform X3, with protein sequence MAAPTARLDDGWPNVSSDQPLKGCVSAAATSLSSLPDDNDGNDDDDDEGLRHNNTPPGKSDDSKSMEEIRVENFDEILSLCFGDASAVAGCNDAVTVVNEDTLLQGDEIWTALTKRFGHGIPLDWKRSRIHALHMPIFNMEEKPTGDVTAELSDDEELREQLDMHSIIVSCIGDEPLFTAEQVIEEIEEMMQDAVEFEEEPDPSQSGLLMLSVDVQRTKRSPSYKDSMRTLNVAELNERLVETEASIRSFSEDLVQHLALRDELVFEKEVKNSFISALIDVQNRQKEHREILKKKKKLKGAAGLSQGHPGSRFSMEGLSSIIQSSFRQTFGSGCSERQYLTTIIPYEKKGHPPSIEDLQILIKILHAMRDDSDKVPGLLTDYILKVLCPK encoded by the exons ATGGCGGCGCCCACCGCTCGCTTGGACGACGGATGGCCGAATGTGAGTTCAGATCAGCCGTTGAAAGGTTGCGTGTCCGCCGCTGCGACGTCGTTATCATCACTCCCGGATGATAACGatggtaatgatgatgatgacgacgaggGGCTGCGGCATAACAATACACCCCCGGGAAAAAGCGATGATTCCAAATCCATGGAGGAAATCCGGGTGGAGAATTTTGACGAGATTTTGTCTTTGTGCTTCGGAGATGCGAGCGCAGTGGCGGGTTGCAATGATGCAGTGACGGTGGTAAATGAGGACACGCTTCTGCAGGGGGACGA GATCTGGACCGCTTTAACCAAACGCTTCGGGCATGGGATTCCTCTGGACTGGAAGCGTTCCAGAATACATGCCCTCCACATGCCCATATTCAACATGGAGGAGAAACCG ACGGGTGATGTCACGGCGGAGCTGTCGGATGACGAGGAGCTGAGGGAACAGTTGGACATGCACTCCATCATCGTGTCCTGCATCGGGGATGAGCCCCTTTTCACAGCCGAGCAG GTGATTGAGGAGATCGAGGAGATGATGCAGGATGCTGTGGAATTTGAAGAAGAGCCGGATCCATCACAGTCAGGTCTTTTAATGCTGTCTGTGGATGTGCAGCGCACCAAAAGAAGTCCTAGCTACAAAGACA GTATGAGGACGCTGAACGTGGCGGAGCTGAACGAGCGGCTGGTGGAGACGGAGGCCTCCATCAGGAGCTTCTCAGAGGATCTGGTGCAGCATCTGGCTCTCAGGGATGAGCTGGTCTTTGAGAAGGAGGTGAAGAACAGTTTCATTTCGGCGCTCATCGACGTGCAGAACCGACAGAAGGAGCACCGTGAGattctgaagaagaagaagaagctcaaAGGGGCGGCTGGATTGTCGCAAGGACACCCAGGATCG CGTTTCAGTATGGAGGGCCTCTCTTCGATTATTCAAAGCAGCTTTCGCCAAACATTTGGGAGCGGATGCAGTGAAAGACAG TATTTGACCACCATCATCCCGTATGAAAAAAAAGGACACCCTCCTTCAATCGAGGACCTCCAGATCCTGatcaaaa TTCTGCATGCAATGAGGGATGACAGCGACAAGGTGCCAGGTCTCCTAACAGACTACATTCTCAAAG
- the fez2a gene encoding fasciculation and elongation protein zeta-2 isoform X4: protein MAAPTARLDDGWPNVSSDQPLKGCVSAAATSLSSLPDDNDGNDDDDDEGLRHNNTPPGKSDDSKSMEEIRVENFDEILSLCFGDASAVAGCNDAVTVVNEDTLLQGDEIWTALTKRFGHGIPLDWKRSRIHALHMPIFNMEEKPTGDVTAELSDDEELREQLDMHSIIVSCIGDEPLFTAEQVIEEIEEMMQDAVEFEEEPDPSQSGLLMLSVDVQRTKRSPSYKDSMRTLNVAELNERLVETEASIRSFSEDLVQHLALRDELVFEKEVKNSFISALIDVQNRQKEHREILKKKKKLKGAAGLSQGHPGSRFSMEGLSSIIQSSFRQTFGSGCSERQYLTTIIPYEKKGHPPSIEDLQILIKILHAMRDDSDKVPGLLTDYILKAVV, encoded by the exons ATGGCGGCGCCCACCGCTCGCTTGGACGACGGATGGCCGAATGTGAGTTCAGATCAGCCGTTGAAAGGTTGCGTGTCCGCCGCTGCGACGTCGTTATCATCACTCCCGGATGATAACGatggtaatgatgatgatgacgacgaggGGCTGCGGCATAACAATACACCCCCGGGAAAAAGCGATGATTCCAAATCCATGGAGGAAATCCGGGTGGAGAATTTTGACGAGATTTTGTCTTTGTGCTTCGGAGATGCGAGCGCAGTGGCGGGTTGCAATGATGCAGTGACGGTGGTAAATGAGGACACGCTTCTGCAGGGGGACGA GATCTGGACCGCTTTAACCAAACGCTTCGGGCATGGGATTCCTCTGGACTGGAAGCGTTCCAGAATACATGCCCTCCACATGCCCATATTCAACATGGAGGAGAAACCG ACGGGTGATGTCACGGCGGAGCTGTCGGATGACGAGGAGCTGAGGGAACAGTTGGACATGCACTCCATCATCGTGTCCTGCATCGGGGATGAGCCCCTTTTCACAGCCGAGCAG GTGATTGAGGAGATCGAGGAGATGATGCAGGATGCTGTGGAATTTGAAGAAGAGCCGGATCCATCACAGTCAGGTCTTTTAATGCTGTCTGTGGATGTGCAGCGCACCAAAAGAAGTCCTAGCTACAAAGACA GTATGAGGACGCTGAACGTGGCGGAGCTGAACGAGCGGCTGGTGGAGACGGAGGCCTCCATCAGGAGCTTCTCAGAGGATCTGGTGCAGCATCTGGCTCTCAGGGATGAGCTGGTCTTTGAGAAGGAGGTGAAGAACAGTTTCATTTCGGCGCTCATCGACGTGCAGAACCGACAGAAGGAGCACCGTGAGattctgaagaagaagaagaagctcaaAGGGGCGGCTGGATTGTCGCAAGGACACCCAGGATCG CGTTTCAGTATGGAGGGCCTCTCTTCGATTATTCAAAGCAGCTTTCGCCAAACATTTGGGAGCGGATGCAGTGAAAGACAG TATTTGACCACCATCATCCCGTATGAAAAAAAAGGACACCCTCCTTCAATCGAGGACCTCCAGATCCTGatcaaaa TTCTGCATGCAATGAGGGATGACAGCGACAAGGTGCCAGGTCTCCTAACAGACTACATTCTCAAAG CCGTGGTGTGA